Proteins from a genomic interval of Lolium perenne isolate Kyuss_39 chromosome 1, Kyuss_2.0, whole genome shotgun sequence:
- the LOC127311519 gene encoding pentatricopeptide repeat-containing protein At3g62470, mitochondrial, translated as MAVKPKTATSACLAAAAAAHGDLQIAGAALLAAAGALRGDGAAVPLRGVPPPRPHRHLHRPHGPLPPLLPLPCRPPHFPPQLPAAHLNSSADSIWGEGSGAGLLRSRALPAISARSRSLLAASPAWGRSALFRFAGSRCLSTSTSSASEDEDLPSQAPSSDPEHLGRVCAAIADVIAAGADANLEAALSALSLPLSEALVLAVLDRFKHAHKPSRRFFQWAAASGGFAHTPLTYCKMVHILGKARQFETMVALVQEMGKTGTLCMDAFKISIKSFAAAGEIKNAVGVFEMMKVHGFDDGVESFNCLLVALAQEGLGKEAAQVFGRMRDRYTPDLRTYTALMLAWCNARNLVEAGRVWNEMLDKGMKPDVVVHNTMIEGLLRGQRRPEAVKMFELMKAKGPPPNVRTYTMLIRDHCKRGKMDMAMRCFEEMQESGCQTDVATYTCLLVGYGNAKRMDRVTAMLEEMTRKGCPPDGRAYNALIKLLTNRKMPDDALRIYKKMISKGLEPTIHTYNMIMKSYFLGGRNYLMGCAMWDEMHRKGICPDGNSYTVFLNGHIRHGRPEEACKFIKEMIQKGMKAPQIDYNKFAADFSKAGKPDILFELAQKVKTGKFDEFNVFHQWGERMRSRVKQTVPNQTSEQGQDAVRL; from the coding sequence ATGGCGGTTAAGCCCAAAACCGCCACCTCCGcttgcctcgccgccgccgccgccgcccatggaGACCTTCAAATCGCCGGCGCGGCCCTTCTCGCCGCCGCGGGAGCCCTCCGCGGCGACGGTGCTGCTGTGCCCTTGCgtggtgttcctcctcctcgcCCTCATCGCCACCTCCATCGCCCTCACGGTCCACTTCCGCCTCTACTGCCACTCCCCTGCCGGCCACCTCATTTCCCCCCACAATTGCCCGCGGCACACCTGAACTCTAGCGCAGACAGCATCTGGGGCGAGGGATCAGGCGCGGGCCTGCTCCGCAGCCGCGCACTGCCTGCAATTTCTGCGAGATCCCGTTCCCTCCTTGCCGCGTCTCCGGCATGGGGTCGCAGCGCGCTGTTCCGTTTCGCTGGGTCGAGATGCCTCTCAACCTCCACTTCCTCCGCCTCTGAAGACGAGGACTTGCCGTCGCAGGCGCCGTCGAGCGACCCAGAGCACTTGGGCCGCGTCTGCGCCGCCATCGCGGACGTCATCGCCGCTGGCGCCGACGCGAACCTGGAGGCAGCGCTGTCCGCGCTGTCGCTGCCGCTCTCCGAGGCGCTCGTGCTTGCCGTCCTCGACCGCTTCAAGCACGCACACAAGCCATCACGCCGCTTCTTCCAATGGGCCGCCGCATCTGGTGGGTTCGCGCACACCCCCCTCACCTACTGCAAGATGGTGCACATCCTTGGCAAGGCGAGGCAGTTCGAGACGATGGTTGCACTAGTCCAAGAAATGGGGAAGACGGGTACCCTGTGCATGGACGCCTTCAAGATCTCCATTAAGTCTTTTGCCGCAGCTGGTGAGATCAAGAATGCAGTTGGcgtgttcgagatgatgaaggtgCACGGATTTGATGATGGGGTGGAATCGTTCAATTGCTTGCTAGTCGCTTTGGCCCAGGAGGGGCTGGGGAAGGAGGCTGCGCAGGTGTTCGGCAGAATGCGTGATCGGTACACTCCGGACCTGCGCACATATACAGCGCTCATGCTGGCATGGTGCAATGCAAGGAACCTGGTGGAGGCTGGGCGGGTTTGGAATGAGATGCTGGACAAGGGGATGAAGCCAGATGTTGTCGTGCACAACACAATGATTGAGGGGTTGCTTCGAGGGCAGAGGCGGCCCGAGGCTGTGAAGATGTTCGAGCTGATGAAGGCGAAGGGGCCTCCCCCCAATGTGAGGACTTACACAATGCTGATTCGAGACCATTGTAAGCGGGGAaagatggacatggccatgcggtGCTTTGAggagatgcaggagagtgggtgcCAGACGGATGTCGCTACCTATACGTGCTTGCTTGTGGGTTATGGGAATGCAAAGCGAATGGATAGAGTGACGGCGATGTTGGAGGAAATGACACGGAAGGGGTGCCCTCCTGATGGCCGAGCGTACAATGCGCTGATTAAGCTGCTCACCAATAGGAAGATGCCAGATGATGCATTAAGGATATACAAAAAGATGATAAGCAAGGGGCTTGAGCCCACAATCCATACATACAACATGATAATGAAATCGTATTTCCTTGGCGGGAGGAACTATTTGATGGGTTGCGCGATGTGGGATGAGATGCATCGGAAGGGGATTTGTCCTGATGGGAACTCGTACACAGTGTTTCTTAATGGTCATATACGGCATGGCAGGCCTGAGGAAGCATGTAAATTTATCAAAGAGATGATTCAAAAAGGTATGAAGGCTCCACAGATAGACTACAACAAATTTGCTGCAGATTTCTCCAAAGCTGGGAAGCCAGACATATTGTTTGAATTGGCTCAGAAGGTGAAGACAGGGAAATTTGATGAATTTAACGTGTTCCATCAGTGGGGAGAGAGAATGAGAAGTCGGGTCAAGCAAACTGTCCCTAATCAGACTAGTGAGCAGGGACAGGACGCTGTAAGATTATGA